One window of Leptotrichia hongkongensis genomic DNA carries:
- a CDS encoding dihydroorotate oxidase, whose translation MATTKTKIGDFEFENCFMNAAGVYCYDKNELEQVINSQAGTFVTKTATLQSRPGNPEPRYHDTNLGSINSMGLPNLGFDYYLEYLLELQKTHPDRTFFFSLVGMSTEDTHALLKKVQESDFKGITELNLSCPNVPGKPQIAYDLETTEKLLTDIFSYFKKPLGVKLPPYFDIVHFDQAAAVFNKFPLTFINCINSIGNGLVIEDESVVIKPKNGFGGIGGEYIKPTALANVHAFYKRLNPSIKIIGTGGVLTGQDAFEHILCGASMVQIGTTLHKEGPSAFERITNELKAIMDKKGYKTIEDFRGKLKYL comes from the coding sequence ATGGCAACTACAAAAACAAAAATAGGTGATTTTGAGTTTGAAAACTGCTTTATGAATGCTGCTGGAGTTTACTGTTATGACAAAAACGAATTGGAACAAGTGATAAATTCACAAGCTGGAACATTTGTTACCAAAACTGCGACATTACAGTCACGTCCTGGAAATCCTGAACCTAGATACCACGACACAAATTTAGGAAGTATAAATTCAATGGGTCTCCCAAATTTAGGATTTGATTACTATTTAGAATATTTATTAGAATTACAGAAAACACATCCTGATAGAACTTTCTTTTTCTCGCTTGTAGGAATGTCGACAGAAGACACTCACGCATTACTAAAAAAAGTTCAGGAAAGTGATTTTAAAGGAATAACAGAACTTAACCTGTCTTGTCCAAATGTGCCAGGAAAACCTCAAATTGCCTATGATTTGGAAACTACTGAAAAATTATTAACAGATATTTTTTCATATTTCAAAAAACCACTTGGAGTAAAATTGCCTCCTTACTTTGATATTGTCCACTTCGATCAAGCAGCTGCAGTATTTAATAAATTTCCACTAACATTTATAAACTGTATAAACAGTATTGGAAATGGGCTTGTGATTGAAGATGAAAGCGTTGTAATAAAGCCTAAAAATGGATTTGGCGGAATTGGAGGAGAATATATAAAGCCAACTGCTCTTGCCAATGTTCACGCATTTTATAAAAGATTAAATCCTTCTATCAAAATTATTGGAACGGGAGGAGTTCTTACGGGACAAGACGCTTTTGAACATATTCTTTGTGGAGCAAGCATGGTTCAAATCGGTACGACTTTACATAAAGAAGGTCCTAGTGCTTTTGAAAGAATAACTAACGAATTAAAAGCTATTATGGATAAAAAAGGATACAAAACTATCGAAGATTTCAGAGGAAAATTGAAATATTTATAA
- a CDS encoding PTS transporter subunit EIIC, with the protein MGTVVSGNQQQVIIGPDVQHVYNEIRNLLSQLGNNISLEKNPSSEVSKESKKFSFDEMLDTISGIFTPILSAITGAAMIKVIVILLTITGLLKDKSQTQTILNFVSDTPFYFLPVMLSYSAAVKFKMNPMMGMLLGLMMIHPKYLEMVKLGENISFFGIPVTLATYTSTVIPIILIIWVASYVEKLSDKLSPKSIRFFLKPLLTLLIMIPLAFCMIGPLGTIAGQLLEKMLNLLQINYPWTLPIIFGAFAPVVIMFGMHYVVTIPLVITAINANGFDMIGPGFLVANMGQAGAALAIALVSKDKDFKSMSASSGLTALFGITEPAMYGVNLKLKKPFLFALSGGLLGGIICGIAGVKRVVFGPTGLATLPIFIDPKNNMNFIFAIIGLVISFITSFALTYFTYKNKNTLQ; encoded by the coding sequence ATGGGAACTGTAGTAAGCGGAAATCAGCAACAGGTTATAATAGGACCAGATGTACAACATGTTTATAATGAAATAAGAAATTTATTATCTCAGTTAGGAAATAATATTTCTTTAGAAAAAAATCCTTCAAGTGAAGTATCAAAAGAATCAAAGAAATTTTCATTTGATGAAATGTTAGACACCATTTCAGGAATATTCACTCCTATATTATCAGCAATTACAGGAGCTGCAATGATAAAAGTAATTGTTATTTTATTGACAATAACAGGACTATTGAAAGATAAGTCACAAACACAAACTATCTTAAATTTTGTCAGTGATACACCTTTCTATTTTCTTCCAGTTATGCTTTCGTACTCTGCAGCAGTAAAATTTAAAATGAATCCTATGATGGGAATGCTACTAGGATTAATGATGATTCATCCAAAATATCTGGAAATGGTAAAACTTGGAGAAAATATAAGTTTTTTTGGAATACCTGTAACTCTTGCAACATATACATCCACAGTTATCCCAATAATATTAATAATCTGGGTTGCATCATATGTAGAAAAATTATCTGATAAACTTTCTCCAAAATCTATACGTTTCTTTTTAAAACCATTATTAACTTTACTTATTATGATTCCATTGGCATTTTGCATGATTGGGCCTCTTGGAACAATTGCAGGACAATTATTAGAAAAAATGTTAAACTTGCTACAAATTAACTATCCATGGACATTACCAATTATCTTTGGAGCTTTTGCACCAGTAGTTATTATGTTTGGAATGCATTACGTTGTTACTATTCCATTAGTTATCACAGCAATTAATGCAAATGGATTTGATATGATAGGACCGGGATTTTTGGTGGCAAATATGGGACAGGCTGGTGCTGCACTTGCAATAGCACTTGTTTCTAAAGATAAAGATTTTAAATCAATGTCAGCTTCTTCAGGTTTAACTGCATTATTTGGAATAACAGAACCTGCAATGTATGGGGTAAATCTGAAATTGAAAAAACCTTTCCTTTTCGCTCTCTCAGGTGGACTGCTTGGAGGAATTATTTGTGGAATTGCAGGAGTAAAAAGAGTTGTTTTTGGGCCTACTGGACTTGCAACACTTCCTATTTTCATTGATCCTAAAAACAATATGAATTTTATCTTTGCAATTATAGGATTAGTAATAAGTTTTATCACTTCATTTGCATTAACTTATTTCACATACAAAAATAAAAATACTTTACAATAG
- a CDS encoding NAD-dependent protein deacylase, with product MDKISLLQKIIDESKRIVFFGGAGVSTESGIPDFRSANGVYNLKLDRNFSPEELVSHTMYEKYPEEFYDFYKKHLVYPNAKPNFAHKYLAKLEQDGKLKAVITQNIDCLHEMAGSKNVLKLHGTVDSNTCIICSQKYNMEEFLKICETENIPHCSKCGGIIKPDVTLYEEVPDPDTFRKAINEISKADTLIIGGTSLIVYPAASLVQYFQGKNLILINKSKTEQDNFANLVIHESIGEVFKKLK from the coding sequence ATGGATAAAATAAGTTTGCTTCAAAAAATAATTGATGAAAGTAAAAGAATCGTCTTTTTTGGAGGTGCGGGAGTTTCCACAGAATCTGGCATCCCTGATTTTAGAAGTGCAAATGGAGTCTACAATTTAAAACTTGATAGAAATTTTTCTCCAGAAGAGCTTGTTTCCCACACAATGTATGAAAAATATCCTGAAGAATTTTACGATTTTTATAAAAAACATCTCGTTTATCCAAATGCAAAACCAAATTTCGCTCATAAATACTTGGCAAAGTTGGAACAAGATGGAAAATTGAAGGCTGTAATTACCCAAAATATCGACTGTCTGCATGAAATGGCTGGAAGTAAAAATGTCCTGAAACTTCACGGAACTGTTGACAGCAATACTTGTATTATTTGCAGTCAAAAATACAATATGGAAGAATTTTTAAAAATCTGTGAAACTGAAAATATCCCGCATTGTTCAAAATGTGGCGGAATTATAAAACCAGATGTTACTTTATATGAAGAAGTACCTGATCCAGATACTTTTAGAAAAGCAATAAACGAAATATCCAAAGCTGATACACTAATTATCGGAGGAACTTCGCTTATCGTGTATCCAGCAGCTTCTCTTGTACAGTATTTTCAAGGAAAAAATCTCATTTTAATAAATAAATCCAAGACTGAGCAGGATAATTTTGCAAATTTAGTTATACACGAAAGCATAGGCGAAGTTTTTAAAAAATTAAAATAA
- a CDS encoding PTS transporter subunit EIIB — translation MNYKELAEKILNNIGTSKNIESYTHCATRLRFNLIDPSKFNQDELKKNKWNYGNCSKRKSATGYNRTRCTTCL, via the coding sequence ATGAACTATAAAGAACTTGCAGAAAAAATTTTAAATAATATAGGAACTTCAAAAAATATAGAAAGCTATACTCACTGTGCTACAAGATTGCGTTTTAACTTGATTGACCCATCAAAATTTAATCAGGATGAGTTAAAAAAAAACAAATGGAATTATGGGAACTGTAGTAAGCGGAAATCAGCAACAGGTTATAATAGGACCAGATGTACAACATGTTTATAA
- a CDS encoding branched-chain amino acid transaminase produces MAKAEFMKFAYFDKEIVEFEKATVSIATHSLQYGTTCFGGIRGYYRNGKVAIFRLKDHYTRLMNASKMLGFEYFITWDEFKDIVTELVKKNDVKEDFYMRPFVFCKEPRLSPKKAGLDFDLAIYMLPLADYVSTEGGLNLMSSTYRKYNDSAIPTKAKAGGSYINSFLATSDAQRNGYDDALMFDDAGNVVEVSVANIILVYRGQIIIPDTGNAALEGITVRSALELLEHNGYKINRGKIDRSMVFTADELLVTGTAMKITYAESLDKRPIGQLDFNAKPQAGKFHKLLKSEYEKVINGEHELSSEWLFIVE; encoded by the coding sequence ATGGCAAAGGCAGAATTTATGAAATTTGCATATTTCGATAAAGAAATAGTGGAATTTGAAAAAGCGACAGTTAGTATCGCTACACATAGTTTACAATATGGGACAACTTGTTTTGGTGGTATCAGAGGATATTATAGAAATGGGAAAGTAGCGATTTTTAGACTGAAAGATCATTATACAAGACTTATGAATGCGTCAAAAATGTTAGGATTTGAATATTTTATAACTTGGGATGAATTTAAAGATATTGTTACAGAATTAGTTAAGAAAAATGATGTAAAAGAAGATTTTTACATGCGTCCGTTCGTATTTTGTAAAGAGCCTAGATTGTCACCTAAAAAGGCAGGATTAGACTTTGATTTGGCAATTTACATGCTACCGCTTGCAGATTATGTAAGTACAGAAGGCGGACTAAACTTAATGAGTTCAACTTATAGAAAATACAATGATTCAGCAATTCCTACGAAAGCAAAAGCAGGAGGTTCATATATTAACTCGTTCCTTGCAACAAGTGATGCACAAAGAAATGGTTACGACGATGCATTAATGTTTGATGATGCTGGAAATGTGGTAGAAGTGTCAGTTGCGAATATAATACTGGTTTACAGAGGGCAAATAATAATCCCTGATACTGGAAACGCAGCTCTTGAAGGAATTACAGTAAGATCAGCATTGGAATTATTGGAACACAATGGATATAAAATAAATCGTGGAAAAATTGACAGATCAATGGTATTTACAGCAGACGAACTGCTAGTAACAGGAACAGCAATGAAAATTACTTATGCAGAATCATTGGACAAACGTCCTATTGGGCAGTTAGACTTTAATGCAAAACCACAAGCAGGTAAATTTCATAAATTGTTAAAATCAGAATATGAAAAAGTAATCAACGGAGAACACGAATTGTCTTCTGAATGGTTATTTATTGTAGAATAA
- a CDS encoding glycoside hydrolase family 1 protein — protein MNKFTENFLWGGAFSASQSEGAWNKDGKGIDTQDLRYFDSLWTREERDKNRNINMTSKIFEKALKDTDDKHYPFRWGIDFYENYKNDLDLFQELGLKIFRTSISWSRIFPNGDDKEPNEAGINFYLNLFKECQKRNIKVFATILHYNIPVNLITKYGGWKNRKLIDLYVRYAKTLFEKLGNYVDFWLPFNEINCSKFNPYNGCALIKDQEKDYEQAIFQCIHHQFIANALAIKTGREILPNAKFGGMIARFTTYLATCNPNDVMQKILDENYKNYFYTDVMARGKYPSYTKRTFEEKNISIKILPEDEKILSDNTVDFLSFSYYMSMVSSTDSTLEKTSGNLVSRNKNPYLKASEWGWQIDPIGLRISLNDMYDRYQLPIFIAENGIGAKDILTEDKKIHDEYRIEYLKEHIKQMSEAIHDGVELLGYTMWGIIDIVSCGTLEMSKRYGVIYVDRNEDGNGTNLRYKKDSFYWYKECIEKNGNI, from the coding sequence ATGAATAAATTTACAGAAAATTTTTTATGGGGCGGAGCATTTTCAGCTTCACAGTCAGAAGGTGCTTGGAATAAAGATGGAAAAGGAATAGATACACAAGATTTGAGATATTTTGATTCTCTGTGGACAAGGGAAGAAAGAGATAAAAATAGAAATATAAATATGACAAGTAAAATATTTGAAAAGGCTTTAAAAGATACGGATGATAAGCATTATCCTTTCAGATGGGGAATTGATTTTTATGAAAATTATAAAAATGACTTGGATTTATTTCAGGAATTAGGATTAAAAATTTTTAGAACTTCTATCAGCTGGAGCAGAATATTTCCAAATGGCGATGACAAAGAGCCAAATGAAGCAGGAATAAATTTTTATCTGAACTTATTTAAAGAATGTCAGAAAAGAAATATAAAAGTTTTTGCTACAATTCTTCATTACAATATTCCAGTAAATTTAATTACTAAATATGGTGGTTGGAAAAATAGAAAACTAATTGATTTATATGTGAGATATGCCAAAACTTTATTTGAAAAATTAGGAAATTATGTTGATTTCTGGCTTCCATTTAATGAAATTAATTGTAGTAAATTCAACCCTTATAATGGCTGTGCATTAATAAAAGATCAAGAAAAAGATTATGAACAGGCAATTTTCCAATGTATTCATCATCAGTTTATAGCTAATGCTTTGGCAATTAAGACAGGGAGAGAAATTTTACCTAATGCAAAATTTGGTGGAATGATAGCACGTTTTACAACTTATCTCGCAACATGTAATCCAAACGATGTTATGCAGAAAATTTTAGATGAGAACTATAAAAATTATTTTTATACTGACGTAATGGCAAGAGGAAAATATCCATCCTATACAAAAAGAACGTTTGAAGAAAAAAATATTTCCATTAAAATTCTTCCTGAAGATGAAAAAATACTTTCAGACAATACTGTTGACTTTTTATCATTTTCCTACTATATGTCAATGGTTTCCTCAACAGATTCAACCCTTGAAAAAACAAGCGGAAATTTAGTTTCTAGAAATAAAAATCCTTATTTAAAAGCAAGTGAATGGGGATGGCAAATCGATCCGATAGGACTTAGAATTTCTCTAAATGATATGTATGATAGATACCAGCTTCCAATTTTTATAGCTGAAAATGGAATTGGAGCCAAAGACATATTGACAGAAGATAAAAAAATTCACGATGAATACCGTATTGAATATCTAAAGGAACACATAAAGCAAATGTCTGAAGCAATACATGACGGAGTAGAATTACTAGGGTATACAATGTGGGGAATTATCGATATTGTAAGCTGTGGAACGCTAGAAATGTCAAAAAGATATGGTGTAATTTATGTAGATAGAAACGAAGATGGGAATGGAACTAATTTGCGATATAAAAAAGACTCGTTTTACTGGTACAAAGAATGTATTGAAAAAAATGGAAATATATAA
- a CDS encoding AraC family transcriptional regulator, with the protein MNLEEFDKYIRKNTAREEFYLENPNNTSPLYKKLKKKTVNGKKIIIFEVDKLKSKEISMMRDSRYTSVPFHCHSNVNLNYIYSGKCTYIIDNEELTLYQGDVCIFDKNVVRAKTEIEENDIIFNISMSNDYFSSSLSKRIHEQSILASFIINSLSMNKIHDNYIVFRTGKNDKIIYLFNQVLLEYHNKNKYSKEIIQSYIDIIFIELLRLYDLNHNKHIVKINGDTSNIIFEILNYIESFYNDCTIEKMAKLFGYHPKYLSSLIKEKTGKNFKELQLIQRMNIASSYLKNTNYSIQEISEEVGFSNQTFFYKKFFKFYNMTPKEFRNQKK; encoded by the coding sequence ATGAATTTGGAAGAATTTGACAAATACATTAGAAAAAATACTGCAAGAGAAGAGTTTTATTTAGAAAATCCAAATAATACTTCACCATTATATAAAAAATTGAAGAAAAAAACTGTCAATGGGAAAAAAATTATAATTTTTGAAGTAGATAAGTTAAAAAGCAAGGAAATTTCAATGATGAGGGATTCCAGATATACTTCAGTTCCTTTCCATTGCCATTCAAATGTAAATTTAAACTATATTTATTCGGGAAAATGTACTTATATTATTGATAACGAGGAATTGACATTGTATCAGGGAGATGTGTGTATTTTTGATAAAAATGTTGTGAGAGCAAAAACGGAAATAGAAGAAAACGACATCATATTTAATATCAGTATGAGTAACGATTATTTCTCAAGTTCATTAAGTAAACGCATACACGAACAGAGTATTCTGGCATCATTTATTATTAATTCGCTTTCAATGAATAAAATACACGATAACTACATAGTTTTTAGGACAGGAAAAAATGATAAGATTATTTATCTTTTTAATCAGGTTTTGCTTGAGTATCATAATAAAAATAAGTATAGTAAGGAAATCATTCAGTCTTATATTGACATTATTTTTATAGAATTGCTGCGGCTTTATGATTTAAACCATAACAAGCATATTGTGAAAATAAACGGAGATACTTCAAATATTATTTTTGAAATATTGAACTATATAGAATCTTTTTATAATGATTGCACAATAGAAAAAATGGCAAAACTTTTTGGCTATCATCCGAAATATTTATCTTCTTTAATTAAAGAAAAAACTGGGAAAAATTTTAAAGAATTGCAATTAATTCAAAGAATGAATATCGCTTCTTCATATTTGAAAAATACTAATTATTCAATACAGGAAATATCTGAAGAAGTCGGGTTTTCCAATCAGACATTTTTTTACAAAAAATTTTTCAAATTTTATAATATGACTCCAAAAGAGTTCAGAAATCAAAAAAAATAG
- a CDS encoding low molecular weight protein-tyrosine-phosphatase, which yields MIKVLFVCLGNICRSPMAEAVFREMVKKEGLSDKIIIDSAATSSWEHGNPVHHGTKTRLAKEGIGVEGMYSRILNNDDLDADYIIGMDESNIENIKLFTNGKNKGEIKMLLEYAGENREIKDPWFTGDFDTTYDDVVKGCSALLEFIKKNDFNI from the coding sequence ATGATAAAAGTATTATTTGTCTGTCTAGGAAATATATGCCGTTCTCCAATGGCAGAAGCAGTCTTTCGAGAAATGGTAAAAAAAGAAGGGCTATCTGACAAAATTATTATTGATTCAGCTGCAACAAGTTCTTGGGAACACGGAAATCCAGTTCATCACGGTACTAAAACTAGGCTTGCTAAAGAAGGAATCGGTGTTGAAGGAATGTATTCCAGAATTTTGAATAATGATGATTTGGATGCCGATTATATTATTGGAATGGACGAAAGTAATATAGAAAATATAAAACTTTTTACAAATGGAAAAAATAAAGGTGAAATAAAAATGCTGTTAGAATACGCAGGAGAAAACCGAGAAATTAAAGATCCGTGGTTTACTGGCGATTTTGACACAACTTATGATGATGTTGTAAAAGGTTGCAGTGCATTGTTAGAATTTATTAAAAAAAATGACTTTAATATTTAA